A single window of Magnetococcus marinus MC-1 DNA harbors:
- a CDS encoding DUF6511 domain-containing protein → MIDPTPREMAAMNAAGPMAGEYIESLGKTDLTQFSVSEFLMLIQVIVTAYLDAKAQMDAGDTWDDIPF, encoded by the coding sequence ATGATCGATCCAACGCCGCGTGAGATGGCAGCTATGAATGCCGCCGGACCCATGGCGGGTGAGTATATCGAGAGTTTGGGTAAGACCGACCTGACCCAGTTCTCGGTGAGTGAGTTTCTGATGCTGATTCAGGTGATCGTAACCGCCTATCTGGACGCCAAAGCCCAGATGGATGCCGGTGATACCTGGGATGATATACCGTTTTAG
- a CDS encoding DUF669 domain-containing protein, with the protein MANLGGTFDASQVEPSKPQENLPPGEYRVQIIHSEMRVTKAGTGQYLWLEMDILDGVHTGRKVYDRLNLINPNQQAVEISQRALSAICHALGRMQVQDSEDLHFQPLMVKVAVSKSGYNEIKGYKPVGNATPPRAQAAPPVQQPYQQPPAQPGAQPPPPTASGDGPWRRMGQ; encoded by the coding sequence ATGGCAAATCTTGGTGGCACATTCGACGCCTCACAGGTCGAACCCAGCAAACCCCAGGAGAACCTGCCCCCTGGTGAATATCGGGTGCAGATCATCCACAGCGAAATGCGGGTTACCAAGGCGGGTACGGGCCAGTACCTCTGGCTTGAGATGGATATTCTTGACGGCGTCCATACCGGTCGCAAGGTCTATGACCGGCTCAACCTGATCAACCCTAACCAGCAGGCTGTGGAGATCTCTCAACGCGCGCTCTCGGCAATCTGTCATGCCCTGGGGCGCATGCAGGTGCAGGATTCCGAGGATCTGCATTTCCAGCCACTCATGGTCAAAGTGGCGGTCAGCAAAAGCGGCTACAACGAGATCAAGGGCTATAAGCCCGTAGGTAATGCCACCCCTCCCAGGGCTCAGGCAGCGCCCCCGGTACAACAACCCTATCAGCAGCCACCAGCGCAGCCGGGGGCTCAACCTCCACCGCCCACAGCCAGTGGGGACGGACCCTGGCGCCGCATGGGGCAATAG
- a CDS encoding DEAD/DEAH box helicase, with translation MLELRPYQRQAIDAIYAYFQKKTGNCLICIPTAGGKSLVMATFIREAIEHYPETRILVVTHVRELISQNHAELMGIWPDAPAGIHSAGLGARDVDAQVLFCGIQSVHKRAYDIQRCDLVLVDEAHLIPRTSNTMYRKFLEELTVINPYMKIIGFTATPYRLDSGLLHKGKDALFDDIAFDVPINDLIDEGFLSPLISKKTDTQLDVSGVGTRGGEFIAGQLEAAVDQADVTRAAVEEIIALGQDRRAWLLFCSGVAHAEHVRDAVKARGYSCEGIFGHTPKEERDGIIEAFRAGQIRALAAMNVLTTGFNVKSVDLIAMLRPTQSAGLYVQIAGRGTRLHPEKENCLVLDFAGNVARHGPIDQIQSFVKKDKEEPGEAPQKVCPACQAVNPAAVQYCIECDFEFPPPEIKINATATTKKILSSGKPEWVRVHDIVYKRHQKEGKPPSLRVEYMCGLQWHKEWVCFEHEGYARQKAVQWWFQRVGLTTPVPNSVGQALTMVDDLPIPDEIKIRSNGKFIEIMDCRFHDKGGDHDRSNAA, from the coding sequence ATGCTAGAGCTGCGCCCTTACCAACGGCAGGCTATCGATGCCATCTATGCCTATTTCCAGAAGAAAACTGGAAATTGTTTGATCTGCATTCCAACTGCTGGCGGCAAGAGCCTGGTCATGGCCACCTTCATCCGGGAGGCTATTGAGCACTATCCGGAGACCCGCATTCTGGTGGTCACCCATGTGCGGGAGTTAATCAGCCAGAATCATGCGGAACTGATGGGGATTTGGCCAGACGCCCCGGCAGGAATCCACAGCGCTGGTCTGGGTGCGCGGGATGTGGATGCCCAGGTGCTGTTCTGCGGTATTCAGTCGGTGCATAAGCGCGCCTATGACATCCAGCGCTGCGATCTGGTGTTGGTGGATGAGGCTCACCTTATTCCTCGGACCTCCAACACCATGTACCGTAAGTTTCTTGAAGAGCTTACAGTCATCAACCCCTACATGAAGATCATCGGCTTTACCGCCACTCCTTATCGGTTGGACTCGGGGTTGTTGCACAAGGGCAAGGATGCCCTATTCGATGACATTGCCTTTGACGTGCCCATCAACGACCTAATCGACGAGGGCTTCCTGTCTCCATTGATCAGCAAGAAGACCGACACCCAGTTGGATGTGTCCGGCGTTGGCACCCGGGGTGGGGAATTCATCGCCGGTCAACTGGAGGCGGCGGTGGACCAAGCCGATGTTACTCGGGCTGCTGTTGAGGAGATTATCGCCTTGGGGCAGGATCGACGTGCCTGGCTGCTATTCTGCTCCGGCGTCGCCCACGCCGAACATGTGCGTGATGCGGTGAAAGCGCGTGGATATTCCTGCGAGGGCATCTTTGGCCATACCCCCAAGGAGGAGCGGGATGGGATCATCGAAGCGTTCCGTGCCGGTCAAATCCGGGCATTGGCAGCCATGAACGTGCTAACCACCGGGTTCAACGTCAAGTCGGTGGACCTTATCGCGATGTTACGCCCAACTCAATCGGCAGGGCTGTATGTGCAGATCGCTGGGCGGGGTACGCGGCTTCATCCTGAAAAGGAGAACTGCCTGGTCTTGGATTTTGCGGGCAATGTAGCGCGCCACGGACCCATTGATCAGATCCAATCCTTTGTGAAAAAGGATAAGGAGGAGCCAGGTGAGGCTCCACAAAAGGTATGCCCCGCATGTCAGGCGGTCAATCCTGCAGCGGTTCAATACTGCATCGAGTGCGATTTTGAGTTTCCGCCTCCCGAAATCAAGATCAATGCCACCGCGACCACCAAAAAGATTCTGAGCAGCGGAAAACCTGAATGGGTGAGGGTGCATGACATTGTCTATAAACGGCACCAAAAGGAGGGGAAGCCCCCATCCCTGAGGGTGGAGTACATGTGCGGTTTGCAGTGGCACAAGGAGTGGGTCTGTTTTGAGCACGAGGGGTACGCTCGGCAGAAGGCGGTGCAGTGGTGGTTCCAGCGGGTAGGGTTAACAACCCCTGTTCCAAATAGTGTAGGGCAAGCGCTTACAATGGTGGATGACCTGCCCATACCGGATGAGATCAAAATCCGCTCCAACGGCAAGTTTATAGAGATCATGGACTGCCGTTTTCACGATAAGGGGGGCGACCATGATCGATCCAACGCCGCGTGA